In Devosia beringensis, a single window of DNA contains:
- a CDS encoding RrF2 family transcriptional regulator yields MISQKAKYALRALVSLARAERGQTMMIGEISKEQAIPKKFLEQILLELKRAGLVGSRRGRSGGYELLKAPEEIMFGEVLRLIDGPIAPLPCLSKIAYRKCEDCRDETSCEIRHVFERVTLATRAVLDSTTLADSLRLEELPV; encoded by the coding sequence ATGATCTCGCAGAAAGCCAAGTATGCCTTGCGCGCCCTGGTGTCGCTGGCGCGCGCCGAGCGCGGCCAGACCATGATGATCGGGGAGATCTCCAAGGAACAGGCGATTCCCAAGAAGTTCCTCGAGCAGATCCTGCTCGAGCTCAAGCGGGCGGGCCTTGTCGGCAGCCGCCGCGGCCGCTCGGGCGGCTATGAGCTGCTCAAGGCACCCGAGGAGATCATGTTCGGCGAGGTGCTGCGGCTGATCGACGGGCCGATTGCGCCGCTGCCGTGCCTCTCCAAGATCGCCTATCGCAAATGCGAGGATTGCCGGGACGAAACCAGCTGCGAAATTCGCCATGTCTTCGAGCGGGTGACGCTGGCGACGCGCGCCGTGCTCGACAGCACCACGCTGGCTGATTCCCTGCGGCTGGAAGAACTGCCGGTCTAG
- the purU gene encoding formyltetrahydrofolate deformylase — MSTANFVLTLSCADRPGIVAAVTTELAGLNANIAESNQFWDRETGRFFMRLAFAAPAEIARDAIERALKSPIERFSMKTSLVAESQRKRIVILVSKFDHTLLHLLYQIRVGWLDADVAAVISNHPDARKVAEDAGIAFHLLPVTKDTKAEQEARILDIVHQTGADLVVLARYMQVLSDTLSTRLFGQVINIHHSFLPSFKGAKPYHQAHERGVKLIGATAHYVTPDLDEGPIIEQETARVTHAMSAEDLVAAGRDIESRVLARAVKLHLENRVMLNGKKTVVFG, encoded by the coding sequence ATGTCCACGGCCAATTTCGTCTTGACCCTGTCCTGCGCCGATCGCCCGGGCATCGTTGCCGCCGTCACCACCGAACTGGCCGGGCTCAATGCCAATATCGCCGAATCCAACCAGTTCTGGGATCGCGAAACTGGCCGCTTCTTCATGCGCCTGGCCTTTGCCGCGCCGGCCGAGATCGCCCGCGACGCCATCGAGCGCGCGCTCAAATCTCCCATCGAGCGCTTTTCGATGAAGACCAGCCTGGTCGCCGAAAGCCAGCGCAAGCGCATCGTCATCCTGGTCTCCAAATTCGACCATACCCTGCTGCACCTGCTCTACCAGATTCGCGTCGGCTGGCTCGACGCCGATGTGGCGGCGGTGATTTCCAACCATCCCGACGCCCGGAAAGTCGCCGAAGATGCCGGCATTGCCTTCCACCTGCTGCCGGTGACCAAAGACACCAAGGCCGAGCAGGAAGCCCGCATTCTCGACATCGTCCACCAGACCGGCGCCGATCTCGTCGTGCTGGCGCGCTATATGCAGGTGCTCTCCGATACGCTGTCGACGCGGCTCTTCGGCCAGGTGATCAATATCCACCATTCCTTCCTGCCCAGCTTCAAGGGCGCCAAGCCCTATCACCAGGCCCATGAGCGTGGCGTCAAGCTGATCGGCGCCACGGCGCACTATGTGACGCCCGACCTCGACGAGGGCCCGATCATCGAGCAGGAAACCGCCCGCGTCACCCATGCCATGAGCGCCGAGGATCTGGTCGCTGCCGGCCGCGACATCGAAAGCCGCGTGCTGGCCCGCGCCGTCAAGCTGCACCTGGAAAACCGCGTCATGCTCAACGGCAAGAAGACCGTGGTCTTCGGCTGA
- a CDS encoding ABC transporter permease subunit has product MRRGWFLPVTASLGFAFLYAPIISLVVFSFNENSLVTVWSGFSTKWYGALLEDPQILSAAWLSVQVAFVSASIALVLGTLCAVALVRFRKFRGRTLLAGTVSAPLVMPDVITGLSLLLLFVAMEATLGWPAGRGLMTIIIAHSTFCMAYVVVVVQSRLSDMDISLEEAAMDLGATPVRVFFDITLPIIAPALISGWLLAFTLSLDDLVIASFVSGPGSSTLPMVIFSKVKLGVSPDVNALATIIIGIVALGVFAATVVQLRSRPRRPAA; this is encoded by the coding sequence ATGCGGCGCGGCTGGTTTCTTCCCGTAACGGCAAGCCTGGGATTTGCGTTTCTCTATGCGCCCATCATCTCGCTGGTGGTGTTCTCCTTCAACGAGAATAGCCTCGTGACCGTCTGGTCAGGCTTTTCCACCAAATGGTATGGCGCGCTGCTGGAGGATCCGCAGATCCTGAGCGCCGCCTGGCTCAGCGTCCAGGTGGCCTTTGTCAGCGCCAGCATTGCGCTGGTACTGGGCACGCTGTGTGCCGTGGCTTTGGTGCGCTTCCGCAAGTTCCGCGGCCGCACCCTGCTCGCCGGCACCGTTTCGGCCCCTTTAGTTATGCCCGATGTCATCACCGGCCTGTCGCTGCTGCTGCTTTTCGTGGCCATGGAAGCCACTTTGGGCTGGCCCGCCGGGCGCGGCCTGATGACCATCATCATCGCCCATTCCACCTTCTGCATGGCCTATGTCGTGGTTGTGGTGCAGTCGCGGCTGAGCGACATGGATATCAGCCTCGAAGAGGCCGCCATGGATCTGGGTGCCACCCCGGTACGGGTATTTTTCGACATCACCCTGCCCATCATCGCCCCGGCACTGATCTCGGGGTGGCTGCTGGCCTTTACCCTCTCGCTCGACGATCTGGTGATCGCCAGCTTCGTCTCCGGGCCCGGCTCGTCCACCCTGCCCATGGTGATCTTCTCCAAGGTCAAGCTGGGCGTCTCGCCCGACGTCAATGCCCTGGCCACCATCATCATCGGCATCGTCGCCCTGGGGGTCTTTGCCGCTACCGTGGTGCAATTGCGGTCGCGCCCGCGGCGCCCCGCTGCCTGA
- a CDS encoding ABC transporter permease subunit — MSSFDSHSPPPRPRVWSGVERALAAVGISGKALVIAAPAIWLAIFFLVPLAVVFSISLTMKQFGRPPYTPLLTNEDGTVQLTLHLNNYLRLFTDNLYVAAYLSSIKIAFISTVVALCIGYPMAYAIARAPDQWRNILLMLVILPFWTSFLLRVYALSGFMRGNGVINQFLGLFGIPPVVMMQTDFAVYVGIVYTYLPFMILPLYTNLVKLDGALLEAAADLGARPVRSFLSITLPLSMPGIIAGCMLVFIPAIGEFVIPALLGGPSTLMIGRVLWDEFFANTNWPRAAAVAIAMLVAVVVPIMLLQRAQDAMQDKERGV; from the coding sequence ATGAGCAGCTTCGACAGCCATTCTCCGCCGCCGCGTCCCCGGGTCTGGTCGGGCGTCGAGCGCGCTTTGGCCGCTGTCGGCATTTCCGGCAAGGCCCTGGTCATTGCCGCGCCGGCCATCTGGCTGGCGATATTCTTCCTCGTGCCGCTGGCCGTGGTCTTTTCCATCTCCCTGACCATGAAGCAGTTCGGCCGGCCGCCTTATACGCCGCTGCTGACCAATGAGGACGGCACGGTGCAGCTGACGCTGCATCTGAACAACTATCTGCGTCTGTTCACCGACAATCTTTATGTCGCCGCCTATCTGAGCTCGATCAAGATCGCCTTTATCTCGACCGTCGTCGCCCTCTGCATCGGCTATCCGATGGCCTATGCCATTGCCCGCGCCCCCGACCAGTGGCGCAATATCCTGCTCATGCTGGTCATCCTGCCGTTCTGGACCTCGTTCCTGCTGCGCGTCTATGCCCTTTCCGGCTTCATGCGCGGCAATGGCGTGATCAACCAGTTCCTGGGCCTCTTCGGCATTCCGCCCGTGGTGATGATGCAGACCGATTTCGCCGTCTATGTCGGCATCGTCTATACCTACCTGCCCTTCATGATCCTGCCGCTCTATACCAATCTGGTCAAACTCGACGGCGCCCTGCTCGAAGCGGCCGCCGACCTGGGCGCCCGCCCGGTGCGCAGCTTCCTCTCCATCACCCTGCCTTTGTCCATGCCCGGCATCATTGCCGGCTGCATGCTGGTCTTCATCCCGGCCATTGGCGAATTCGTCATTCCCGCCCTGCTCGGCGGCCCCTCGACGCTGATGATCGGCCGCGTGCTGTGGGACGAGTTCTTTGCCAATACCAACTGGCCGCGCGCCGCGGCCGTCGCCATTGCCATGCTGGTGGCCGTGGTCGTGCCCATCATGCTGCTGCAGCGCGCCCAGGATGCGATGCAGGACAAGGAACGGGGAGTCTGA
- a CDS encoding ABC transporter ATP-binding protein, producing MVKKPQLAIDTRPWRDPAAKPFVRIRNVTKKFGDIFAVADVSLDIYKSELFCLLGGSGSGKSTLLRMLAGFEEPTSGSIEIDGQDMTHVAPYNRPVNMMFQSYALFPHMNVEQNIAYGLKRDGLPRGEIADRVAELLTLVKLADYGARKPHQLSGGQRQRVALARALAKRPKLLLLDEPLGALDKKLREETQFELVKIQETLGVTFIVVTHDQEEAMSLATRIGVMNQGEIAMIGEPTDIYEFPNSKFVAGFIGSVNMVEGVVTEDEPAHVRIRSEELGCDIYVGHGVDCAPDQRLSWAIRPEKLTLSRERPAGVHDANVTAGTVEEISYLGDVSVYQVLLASGKRLRVTQTNTMRGNPDAITWDEPVFLTWGHSAGSVLTV from the coding sequence ATGGTCAAAAAACCCCAGCTCGCCATCGATACCCGCCCCTGGCGCGATCCAGCGGCCAAGCCCTTTGTGCGCATCAGGAATGTCACCAAGAAATTCGGTGACATCTTCGCCGTGGCCGATGTGTCGCTCGATATCTACAAGAGCGAATTGTTCTGCCTTCTGGGTGGTTCGGGCTCGGGCAAGTCGACCCTGTTGCGCATGCTGGCCGGCTTTGAGGAGCCCACCTCTGGCAGCATCGAGATCGACGGCCAGGACATGACCCATGTCGCGCCCTATAACCGGCCCGTGAACATGATGTTCCAGTCCTATGCGCTGTTCCCGCATATGAATGTCGAGCAGAACATTGCCTATGGCCTCAAGCGCGACGGCCTGCCGCGCGGCGAGATCGCCGACCGCGTCGCCGAACTGCTGACCCTGGTCAAGCTGGCCGACTATGGCGCGCGCAAGCCGCACCAGCTCTCCGGCGGCCAGCGCCAGCGCGTCGCCCTGGCCCGCGCCTTGGCCAAGCGGCCGAAACTCTTGCTGCTCGACGAGCCGCTAGGCGCGCTCGACAAGAAGCTGCGCGAGGAAACCCAGTTCGAACTGGTCAAGATCCAGGAGACGCTTGGCGTCACCTTCATCGTCGTCACCCATGACCAGGAAGAGGCCATGAGTCTGGCCACCCGCATCGGGGTGATGAACCAGGGCGAGATCGCCATGATCGGCGAGCCCACCGACATCTATGAATTCCCCAATTCCAAATTCGTCGCCGGTTTTATCGGCTCGGTCAACATGGTCGAGGGCGTCGTCACCGAGGACGAGCCGGCCCATGTGCGCATCCGCTCCGAAGAACTGGGCTGCGATATCTATGTCGGCCATGGCGTCGACTGCGCCCCCGACCAGCGCCTGAGCTGGGCCATCCGGCCGGAAAAGCTCACCCTCAGCCGCGAGCGTCCCGCCGGCGTGCATGACGCCAATGTCACCGCCGGCACGGTCGAGGAGATCAGCTATCTGGGCGATGTCAGCGTCTACCAGGTGCTGCTGGCCAGCGGCAAACGCCTGCGTGTCACCCAGACCAACACCATGCGCGGCAATCCCGACGCCATCACCTGGGACGAACCGGTCTTCCTGACCTGGGGCCACAGCGCCGGCTCGGTGCTGACGGTATGA
- a CDS encoding polyamine ABC transporter substrate-binding protein, protein MNQKLVLALGALLVASPALAQEEPVLNVYNWSDYIAEDTIANFEAATGIKVNYDVYDNNEIVDAKLLAGSSGYDIVVPSGNFLERQIQAGLILPLDKAKLTNLGNLDPAVMATAANQDPDNAHAVPYMINTIGYGYNVAKVTEILGADAPTDSWDLIFKPEFAEKLSACGISLLDSPSEVVGIALNYLGLDPNSEAEEDLLKAEELLTSIKPFIRYFNSSQYIDDLGNGETCVALGYSGDIFIAADAAAAAAAGVEVQYVISKEGAATLFDFLAIPVDAPHPENAHKFINYILEPEVVAAITNYVFYANPNLAATEFVADEVKSNPGIYPPAETIAKAFVMAAHNPEFEEVLTRTWTRIKTGQ, encoded by the coding sequence ATGAACCAAAAGCTTGTCCTCGCCCTCGGCGCTCTCCTGGTGGCCAGCCCAGCGCTGGCTCAGGAAGAACCCGTGCTCAACGTCTATAACTGGTCCGATTATATCGCCGAAGACACCATTGCCAATTTCGAGGCCGCTACCGGCATCAAGGTGAACTACGACGTCTATGACAATAACGAGATCGTTGATGCCAAGCTGCTGGCCGGCAGCTCGGGCTATGACATTGTCGTGCCCTCGGGCAATTTCCTCGAGCGCCAGATCCAGGCCGGCCTGATCCTGCCGCTCGACAAGGCCAAGCTGACCAATCTGGGCAATCTCGACCCTGCCGTGATGGCCACCGCCGCCAACCAGGACCCCGACAACGCCCACGCCGTGCCCTATATGATCAACACCATCGGCTATGGCTACAATGTCGCCAAGGTCACCGAGATCCTGGGCGCCGATGCGCCCACCGACAGCTGGGACCTGATCTTCAAGCCCGAATTTGCCGAAAAGCTTTCCGCCTGCGGCATCAGCCTGCTCGACAGCCCCTCCGAAGTGGTCGGCATTGCGCTCAACTATCTCGGCCTCGACCCCAATTCGGAAGCCGAGGAAGACCTGCTCAAGGCCGAGGAACTGCTGACCTCGATCAAGCCCTTCATCCGCTACTTCAATTCGTCCCAGTATATCGATGACCTGGGCAATGGCGAAACCTGCGTGGCCCTGGGCTATTCGGGCGATATCTTCATCGCTGCCGATGCCGCTGCGGCTGCCGCGGCCGGCGTCGAAGTGCAGTATGTCATCTCCAAGGAAGGCGCCGCGACCCTGTTCGACTTCCTCGCCATCCCGGTTGACGCGCCGCACCCGGAAAATGCGCACAAGTTCATCAACTACATCCTCGAGCCCGAGGTCGTGGCCGCGATCACCAATTACGTGTTCTACGCCAACCCCAACCTGGCCGCGACCGAGTTCGTGGCCGATGAGGTCAAGTCCAATCCCGGCATCTATCCGCCGGCCGAGACCATCGCCAAGGCCTTCGTCATGGCGGCGCACAACCCCGAATTCGAGGAAGTGCTGACCCGCACCTGGACGCGCATCAAGACCGGCCAGTAA
- a CDS encoding pseudouridine-5'-phosphate glycosidase — MTATAYLSISPDVQQALDAGAPVVALESTIITHGMPYPQNLEMAKNVEAVVRQHGAVPATIAIMDGKFCVGVSGDDLQRLALAGGSAAKASRRDVSALLVKGAIAGTTVATTMQIAALAGIKVFATGGIGGVHRGAETTFDISADLQELSRTPVAVVCAGAKSILDIAKTLEVLETNGVPVLGFGTDEFPAFWARQSGFPVDHRFDDVADIAAVIANQIALGMGGVLVANPIPVADELDPAAIEARIAEAIAGAEAEGVSRKALTPFLLNRIFELTGGKSLVANIALVENNAMVAAQIAVALAARAA; from the coding sequence ATGACCGCTACGGCCTATCTTTCGATCAGCCCCGATGTGCAGCAGGCGCTTGACGCTGGTGCGCCGGTGGTGGCGCTGGAATCGACCATCATCACCCATGGCATGCCCTATCCGCAGAACCTCGAAATGGCCAAGAACGTCGAGGCGGTCGTCCGCCAGCATGGCGCCGTGCCCGCCACCATCGCCATCATGGACGGCAAGTTCTGTGTCGGCGTCTCGGGCGATGATCTGCAGCGGCTGGCGCTGGCCGGCGGCTCGGCGGCCAAGGCCAGCCGACGCGATGTCAGTGCGCTCCTGGTCAAGGGCGCGATCGCCGGCACCACGGTGGCCACCACCATGCAGATCGCGGCTCTGGCCGGCATCAAGGTGTTCGCCACCGGCGGCATTGGCGGGGTGCATCGCGGCGCCGAGACGACCTTCGACATTTCCGCGGACCTCCAGGAGTTGAGCCGCACGCCGGTGGCAGTGGTCTGTGCCGGGGCCAAGTCGATCCTCGATATCGCCAAGACGCTCGAAGTGCTCGAAACCAATGGCGTGCCGGTGCTGGGCTTCGGCACCGACGAGTTCCCCGCTTTCTGGGCGCGCCAGAGCGGCTTTCCGGTCGATCACCGCTTTGACGATGTCGCCGATATCGCAGCCGTGATCGCCAATCAGATCGCTTTGGGCATGGGCGGCGTATTGGTGGCCAATCCAATTCCGGTAGCCGACGAACTCGACCCGGCCGCCATCGAGGCGCGCATTGCCGAAGCCATTGCCGGAGCCGAGGCCGAGGGTGTGTCGCGCAAGGCGCTGACGCCGTTCCTGCTCAACCGCATTTTCGAGCTGACCGGCGGCAAGTCGCTGGTCGCCAATATTGCCCTGGTGGAAAACAACGCCATGGTCGCCGCCCAGATCGCGGTGGCACTGGCAGCCCGCGCCGCATGA
- a CDS encoding carbohydrate kinase family protein, with protein sequence MSGRVLVVGDVMTDVIVIPDGPIIKGSDRRASVRSRPGGSGANQAVWLGAMDADVWFAARVGAADRSMYENYFRGRGVMPMLAGDSEQPSGVLVTLVDPDGERSFLTDRGANLNLCAADLNESLLDGVSLVMVSGYSLFAPGPRAAVLGLLARAKARGVAIAIDPASTGFLTDIGPRQFLDWTAGADWIFANAEEAELLTGAAGLEDQVRALGTCFANVIVKRGRLGAVLGGSDGIRLDLPAPSVIMRDSTGAGDAFAAGFIAAFLDGQDEAAAMKAGIAAGARAVQVIGGQPQEDGGPTAPAG encoded by the coding sequence ATGAGTGGCAGGGTGCTGGTGGTCGGGGATGTGATGACCGATGTCATCGTCATTCCCGACGGGCCGATCATCAAGGGCAGTGACCGGCGCGCCAGCGTGCGCAGTCGACCAGGCGGATCGGGTGCCAACCAAGCCGTCTGGCTGGGGGCCATGGATGCCGATGTGTGGTTTGCCGCCCGGGTCGGCGCCGCCGACCGCAGCATGTATGAGAATTATTTCCGCGGCCGCGGCGTGATGCCGATGCTGGCGGGCGACAGCGAGCAGCCCTCGGGTGTGCTGGTCACGCTGGTCGATCCCGATGGCGAGCGCAGCTTTCTCACCGATCGCGGCGCCAATCTCAACCTGTGCGCGGCCGACCTGAACGAGAGCCTGCTCGATGGGGTGAGCCTCGTCATGGTGTCGGGCTATAGCCTCTTTGCCCCCGGGCCCCGCGCCGCGGTGCTGGGGCTGCTGGCGCGTGCCAAGGCGCGTGGCGTCGCCATCGCAATCGACCCGGCCTCAACCGGCTTTCTCACCGATATCGGCCCGCGCCAATTTCTCGACTGGACGGCGGGCGCCGACTGGATCTTTGCCAATGCCGAGGAGGCCGAACTGCTGACCGGCGCGGCCGGGCTCGAGGACCAGGTGCGGGCGCTGGGGACATGCTTTGCCAATGTCATCGTCAAGCGGGGCCGGCTGGGCGCCGTATTGGGCGGAAGCGACGGGATACGCCTCGACCTGCCCGCGCCCAGCGTCATCATGCGCGATTCCACCGGGGCGGGCGATGCCTTTGCCGCCGGCTTTATCGCCGCCTTTCTTGATGGCCAGGACGAGGCCGCCGCCATGAAAGCGGGCATTGCCGCCGGCGCCAGGGCCGTGCAGGTCATTGGCGGCCAGCCGCAGGAAGATGGCGGGCCGACAGCGCCGGCAGGCTAG
- a CDS encoding Gfo/Idh/MocA family protein — MSGKKVRWGILSTANIGLQKVIPGIQKSAHSEVVAIASRDLGKAQAAADTLGIAKAYGSYEELFADPDIDAIYNPLPNHLHVPMTVAAAKAGKHVLCEKPMALSAADAQALRACPPDRLVLEAFMIRFHPQWARAREIVRSGELGEIRSINAVFTYFNADPANVRNQADIGGGGIMDIGCYPITAARYLFESEPLRVVSLVERDPAFGTDRLASVLADFGGGRQLSFTCSTQTVPHQRVQVFGSKGKLEVIIPFNAPADERTAITVDTGAPFDGSLARREILPAVDQYAEQAEAFALAVLGQSSLPWGIEDAIASMKVIDAIFASEKSGGWARV; from the coding sequence ATGAGCGGCAAAAAAGTACGGTGGGGCATTCTGTCCACGGCCAATATCGGCCTGCAGAAGGTCATTCCCGGCATCCAGAAGTCGGCGCATTCCGAGGTGGTGGCGATCGCCTCGCGCGACCTGGGCAAGGCCCAGGCGGCAGCCGACACGCTGGGCATTGCCAAGGCCTATGGCTCCTATGAAGAGCTGTTTGCCGATCCGGACATCGACGCCATCTACAATCCCCTCCCCAATCATCTGCATGTGCCCATGACCGTGGCCGCCGCCAAGGCGGGCAAGCATGTGCTGTGCGAAAAGCCGATGGCGCTGAGCGCCGCCGATGCGCAGGCGCTGCGTGCCTGCCCGCCTGACCGGCTGGTGCTGGAAGCCTTCATGATCCGCTTTCATCCCCAATGGGCGCGCGCCCGCGAGATCGTGCGCTCGGGCGAGCTGGGCGAAATCCGCTCGATCAATGCGGTCTTTACCTATTTCAATGCCGACCCGGCCAATGTGCGCAACCAGGCCGATATCGGCGGCGGCGGCATCATGGATATCGGCTGCTACCCGATCACCGCGGCGCGCTATCTGTTCGAGAGCGAACCTTTGCGCGTGGTGTCGCTGGTCGAACGCGATCCGGCCTTCGGCACCGATAGGCTGGCCAGCGTGCTGGCCGATTTCGGCGGCGGGCGGCAGCTGAGCTTTACCTGCTCGACCCAGACCGTGCCGCATCAGCGCGTGCAGGTCTTTGGCAGCAAGGGCAAGCTCGAGGTGATCATTCCCTTCAACGCCCCCGCCGATGAGCGCACCGCCATTACCGTGGATACCGGCGCGCCGTTTGACGGCTCGCTGGCGCGGCGGGAAATCCTGCCGGCGGTCGATCAATATGCCGAACAGGCCGAAGCCTTTGCCTTGGCCGTGCTGGGCCAATCCAGCCTGCCCTGGGGCATCGAGGACGCCATTGCCAGCATGAAGGTTATCGACGCGATCTTTGCCAGCGAAAAGAGCGGCGGCTGGGCTCGCGTCTAG
- a CDS encoding response regulator, whose product MNSTALPAPRPAFLIVDDEPLARMELAERVRDCGFDVIEAGNTADALALLDARGETFAGLVTDINMPGNRSGVVLANHVRFIWPHIVIIIVSAARTPMQGELPEHVAFLSKPVDPDALRAAISASPAG is encoded by the coding sequence ATGAACAGCACCGCCCTGCCTGCGCCGCGCCCCGCCTTCCTGATCGTTGACGACGAGCCTCTGGCGCGCATGGAACTGGCGGAACGAGTGCGCGATTGCGGCTTTGACGTGATCGAGGCGGGCAACACGGCCGATGCCCTGGCGTTGCTCGATGCGCGGGGCGAGACCTTTGCGGGCCTCGTCACCGACATCAACATGCCGGGCAATCGCAGCGGCGTCGTGCTGGCCAACCATGTCCGCTTCATCTGGCCCCATATCGTCATCATCATCGTCTCGGCCGCGCGCACGCCGATGCAGGGCGAACTCCCCGAACACGTGGCCTTTCTCAGCAAGCCCGTCGACCCCGACGCGCTGCGCGCCGCCATAAGCGCGTCTCCGGCCGGGTAA